atatatatatttaaaatcaaaataataatttaaaattgatttatatcaaaaattgattcaaatatatatatatataagaaattttccaataaccattataagcaaaattttcaatatatataagaaaaatacaatacaaagctcagtttcaaacaccaacttaaattatggttttatatttatattaaaatttaaaaatataatatatgtgattatttatatgatagtacgtataaagtactattaattatatgattacttatatgatggtatgtataaaatacgattagttatatgatgacacatatatgatatagtATAGTGACATAGAAAATAAATAGGcaacatatatttgaaaaatacatcCGCGCGGACGCGCATATCAAAGtctagtctatattattaaaattaaaacacattTGAAATTTGTTTAGAAAGAAGAATATAgtataaaatgaatataatgtTTACATTAAAAAAAGGGAATGGATTtaagttattaagaaaaattgtaAATCCATTAAAAAACTATCTATCTCTGTCacctttaaatatatatatgaaaatagcccaatttaattacctaaaacatcatttgtctaaaataatcataaaataaaatttaaactttaaatacaTATCTCGAATAAAAACATAatctaaaattgttttatatagaaaaaattgattaaaatatacatatattcaaaactTATTATTACTACAATATTTTCTAATAACCgctataaaaaatgttttcagtatattttaaaaaaataatacaaagccTAATTTCAGACGCTAgcttaaattatagtttttatatttcatattaagtttttaaaaatataatacatgtaattatttatatgattatacatataaaatactttttattatatgattacttatatgatagTATGTATAAAAGcagaaaataattgaaattagaaaataacttgaaacaaaaccaaaacaaataatGAGAAATTATATATCTGGaccaacttaaaaatatatgaaaattttcaatctaattatctttaaaataatGGACTTAAGTTATTATGAAAAATTGGAAGTCCATTATATTATCGAAACTATCTCTCTAGgccagttttaaaatatatgaaaacgaCTCAATccaattatctaaaaacattttttgtttaaaataattataaaaaattaaaatttatatacatatttcaaataaaaataataatttaattgatttaCATCAAAAATGATtccaaaatatacatatattcaaaaattgatttttactaaaatatttttcaatagccattataaaaaatgttttcaatacaTACAAAAAATACTATACAAATCACAATTTCAAACACCAAATTAGATTctagtttatattttacattaaattttaaaaaatattttatatatgtaattaatatatgatggtacatataattATATGACTACTTATtcgatggtacatataaaatacgattaattatattatgatatatataatatataatagtaatatgaaaaacaaataataacatatttttgaaaaaaatacatcCATGCGGGTCTACTTAGTCCTTAAAAATGAAGCTTGACCATTCATATAAAACATTAGGATGGTTATATTTTAGAAAGAGGCTTCACTTTGCCTTTAAATAACACATTAATTTCAaccagaacaaaaaaaaatttactgagttttcataaaatattctgTAACACTAgcaatgtatttttttttgtttttcttttttttatttattttgatattgttATCTGTATTTCttgttattttgtattattCATTTTTACAACAATATATGTGTTAGAACTTGACGTACAAAGATTATTATATGATATgccaaattttatataaaatgttgaTGGAATCTTAGAAGGCATTGAGATTCTTTTTGGtcgaaatatttaattttactaaataaagaaataattatatacaaaacggaaaagttcatttaaaatatcaaaaaaaaaaatagtcaacGTAAAAGAAGATAAGACAACCGTCTGTCTGTATGATGCATATTGATATTGGCTATTAAATTAAGTGGACACGTATAGTGCTTGGTAGATTTTCCTTATTTCGTAGGTGCTTGGTCGTTTTAGCTCTCTGCTGTATTCTTATTAACTCTAGCGTAAACGTGACTGGTCGTTTTCAAATCAATCTTCCCAATAAtgtaaaactagattttaacccgcgcgcccgcgcggatgtatatttcaaaaatatattgctatttattttcgTGTCAATATTAGGGCTGGACACAAAATTCAGATCCgaagaaccaaaccaaactcgatccgaaaaagtagtcccaaacccgaaccgaaattgatcaaatatctgaattattcaaaattctggtatttagagaaccaaaatcgaatccaatctgaaccgaagtattttgagTACCCAAATGGATCCGAAAtagattcatatatatatatatatatatatatatatatatatatattatatatttttaaaattaatttatataaaaacattcataatatatatgatatttttaatttggtcttaatacttgaaaatatacacaaatagtaaaaagtaaaaatctaaaatagttaatgtatactcaaaacaccaaaatacttgaaaagttattgattatttatccaaatatttaaaccaaaccaatttatatgttaatttagGTATTCttacatatgttattcaaattatatgtaaaatattattttatttataagttttgagaaaatgaaagtatataatctatcttattaaaacagaaacattctgttggacctaacatttattttgtaagtttttaaattaaatacacctttatactttataattaaacatacattaaatcactaatgttcatttctttatactactatcaatgtttccaaacaatatacttatttctttataatactatcaatgtttccaaacaatatacttatttctttatactactatcaatgtttccaaacaatatatttttatactactatcaatgtttccaaataatacaataattaatcttaattattttatatctatcattttctctttaaaattttgtagaaacgtcataatttcataaattgcaaaatagtgaactttaaaatttcgattataagattacaaattatgaaacttttacaatttaaatccaattagattacatatcggtcatccatcagttcaatcggttagtctcgggttttagtgattttttaatatgaatattttaaaaacataaattgaattgtcagatctccagattaaccggtataatcacaatcgggttgaatttaaaaatactgatttaaatacaaaaatattttaaatacacactctttaaaagttaccaaaatatttgttaaattattagtaaaatttttcatcgtaaaatatcccgcgcttcaaaagcgcgggtcaaaatctagtgaattttaaaaattaaaataatttaaatgggatATCCGAACATGAAATGAACCTACAAAGATCAAAATCGAactcaaaccaaaatataaaatattcgaataggactgaaatttttgaccccAGAAACCCGAAACCTAAAACCTAAACATACTCGAATCAAACCCGAATTGGTACCCGAACGTGCATCCTCAGTCActattatttatcatatatgtgtcatcatataattaatattattttatacctACTGTCATATAAGCTATcataaatttaatagtattttatacgtaccatcatataagtaatcacatatattatatttttaaaacttaatgtgaaatataaaaccTCTAATTTAAGTTGTTATATTAAAttgggttttgtattttttttgcttatatatattgaaaacatttttttaataatgattagtggaaaatattttagtaaaaatcaatttttgaatatatgtatatttttgaatcaaatttttgatataaatcaacattaaattatcttcttgatttgaaatatgtatataaattttaaattttgttttatgattattttagaccaaaaaaattaagtaattaAATTGACCTCTTTTCGTATATCTTAAAAGGGTCTAGATAGATATTTTCTGATAATATAATGAACTTTCAATTTTCTTAGTAGCATAAGCTAATTACTTTTTATAATATACTactatccaaaataaaatatttatgtaaattaatatgttatCCTTTTAAAAGATTAGACATGTGTCtaagttttataatattgaCAATAAATTccatttctatattattttgaattttgggtTGTAttcttaattataattaaaaaataactttatatgttttaataaaacatgtatagtttatattttgcaggtgaaatcaaatatttttgatatatatataaatatatatatatatatatatatatatcatttaaagattctactttcatttaaataaatttatatagaaaGGTTAGATTAGCTGTGAATcataattataaaatcttcattttgTTAGATATGTAGATATTTTAGGAATAAGTTAAAAATATGTTAGGAACTGTTAGGgaatatatgtttcttttttataaatcaaatcaatagCAATATTCAAAAgctttataaaaagaaaatttattttaaatgtgtcTCGTTAATCATAAACTTTGAATAATGGCAGATACATTTCATTTAATACATGTAAACCAATCGGTTTAGTATTACTGTGAAGGTTTGTAGCTAAGTACATCATAACTTTGGTTTGTAATTTACATCaagatttattattattgtgaaagtttatataatttagacACTGGTGTAAAACTGTAAATCAACCGGTTTATTATCTCGAGGTTCGAAAATACACATGACGTTCTTTATTGGTAAGTGAATAATATGACTATTTTGGTATAAATGTGTTAATTGATTTTTGGTTAATTAGTAGTTATTAGTGCAGTGGCATTCCGtggtaaatatttaaaagaagtAAGGGTTATttcccatttgtacttcacttttaataggatagatttGCAtctattgattttaaatatatatttttgtgtttatacgtgaactaaatttataaattcaacTAGATGTTGATCCGCGAAACCGCACGGATGtttgttttcacttttataaatgtaaatatttgttttaaaacataagGTGTATAATTTTTAACgttaattacatatttaaatataacaattttataatttatatgttataattaataaattgtttaaactatatttatttgtcacttcttattatatgtttatcttattgtatttgtatttaGATATTAAGCAAATTAATATATTCACaagaaaatgtatttgaaaattatttttgtatttaatttattgtaatattattatatatgcttctcattttagataatatattattatatatacaaaaatctaagatatttatttttttcgttttaaatctaagatatttaaattttagacgtgtattatatagtttgctaATTTTAACCCATTATGTCatcatatttcaaataaaaagatatcatgattaaagtagttacaaagattttttattagtagatttaatgaaatacatgttaatttttatatatgtattatatagtttgctaATGTTAACCCATCTTACCACcatattagattttattttgaacataaatattttatagttatgaaaataaaatatataaaatatataaatatatcaatttaatacaattttatcatatttagctcaatataataattttcttttgatataagtaattatgattatataatagataaaatatgatataaatttttgtttttcattttataaatgaaatatgaatttattaatgtataataatatttcaaactaatttcgaaattagtgAAATCATTTAAACATAATTTCAGAAATGAAgatcttctaaaaatattttaaaacagatttgctagaatttttaaataaatatttttatatttaaaatgaaagatatcaaaaggtattatgattaaagtattttaaagattttatatattattattagcctaagtaaaatatatttaacaaaaaaattaagtgaTGGCCCAAATTAAAAATTCacacatgaaagaagtcatgatttctgttttaatagataagATTTTGATCCGATAATATGTTAGTCTACGGAATGATTGGTTAATGGTTTATAAAACATGTTTAGAATTATAACAATAGGATAATGTATTGGTCTACGGACTGGTCTAATACGATAATATGTTATTCTAAGAAATAGTTGGTTAATGGTTTATATTGCATGTTCAGAATTATAACAATATGCTAATGTATTGTAAAAATGGACTGATTTGATAATGTTTTACATCCTGACTATCTATATATCGATTTTACATTTAATAAGGAATCAAATGTGGTTTGTTAAGAGATCCAGTTTTGTAGGAGTTGATGGATAATTTAGGCATGATAAATTATTAAGcatatttttagtaataaaagaATGATAACTGATTTCTAGTTAGGgtccattttaaaaaaacatgaatCAAAATTGtgacttatgttttaatatataagatttcatgttttgttttactactattttatcttaagaaactattttgaaatcttttagatttaaaatttttatatcaaCGTAGACTTCTAATGATGTCTAGCTacttaaaaattaagattagtagatttcaaataaaatttactaaaccAGAAATTTTAAGTAGACTTCATAAGAAATCTACtgaaatatgatttaaatttattatcttatgttttctcttaatattatcttattttgaaGGTATTCTTTTCCAAGATTTCATTTGAGTCATCAAGATTATGAATAATCAACaaactcataatttttttaataaattgctTTGTACTGATTTATcattataaagtttttatttgtaaataattattttgatttaataaatGGAGTTGCGATCTAAAGCTTAATCTTTTTGTCAAaagttatttacaaaattaatgttGATAAGTAAACACATATCTATCTCCTTTAACATAGTTTTGTAACTTAAAATCATGAATTAATTCTTGTATCATAATAATTATCATGACTCTTAAGTAAAGAATTAATGGTCATTAAAACACATTATAGTTTTGTAGTATAAAATCAAGCTATCATCTCATTCATCTTATAAGTTGAAAGCCTTCATAGGATGAACAAGACCAAATATGATCCCacttgaatatattttttttagttttgtgtctgagagtacaacacaaaaatAAGTTCTACATGTTCTATTCTTCAGTGATGGGAGACAGAAACATATGCACTTGTATCTTAGGATTCTGAGCGCTATAAAACAGTCATACTATAGGTGTTTAGAGATTTAATGAAAGAGATTTATCATCTCCACTCTACAATTCTTATTTATCGAATTATTTGATattgtagttttattttttttccttattattttcaaatatcagTTGTCCTATTGTAGTAAAATAAGATTCATACTCTCATGAATGTGTTCTAGAAGATTTTTATCATTATTGTGATGGTACAATGAGATTTCATCCTCGGTTTTAAGCTTTGGTGTCATTTATGTGTGTTAGATGTTGACGTATTTGGTGACATActtacaaaaatttgaacttccAAAGATTTGAAAGATTAAAGTGTTGGTTGTAGAGTGGATTTTACTTCTGGATTAGATTATCTTACAGAACTTTTGTAATAGAAAAACTGCATGTCATGAGggttatatttgatttatttattagcAAATTggttatatttgttttcttgttctaGTGAATTCGAAAAAAACTTGTGTCTTATTTATTGTATTCACTTTATTATATTGACGACGTCGTACTTTCTTACAAATCAATACAATATGAAAAGTGAATAGAATTTGTAAACTGTGTGTTGAATTggaatatcatatttatttttctcttcttGTTTTGACATTTAATGGCACTGTATttggtagattttttttttttttggctaaatcTCTTGATGACTCGTAGTGAATAAATTTTTACTTCATTGGAGTTGACGTCGAATATAACCAAATAGGTTTTGGTCTTGTTTATAACCAAATATGTAGATATGAGTCTTGACTTTGATCCATACTTCTCACATTAAcatatatcaattttatttctaaaaaaagaggttaaaaataattctaagaacgaaataaaaaaatataaagagaaaaTCTAAGAACAAATTGGAATatattacttataaaaatatgaataaaaatataaataaaatataaagagaaaaattggaatatatacttaaatataacaCTTCAAAGAATTCCGAGAACAAATTGGAATGTATCACTTATTCTAACGTTTATCTCACACAATTTCATATCATCCAAATCCCCAACAAGAAcgaaacaaaaaatattcagTAGAgaaaatatatccaaatattATGTAATAGTTAGTATTATCTCAAAAGGTGAAGAAAGAGAATGAATAGTAGTATATTCACTCAGTAATGTATGAGATGCTAGATACAAAGTCTATATACCTAAATATAAGACTTCAAATAGAATAAATTAGCTCTAAATTAAATGTATCAAACACGGAATCTAATGCGtccaacaaacaaacaaaattctTAGTTAAAAGATAAGTATTTGCACACTCTCCCTCAGTAGAAGCTTTCCTATGGAGGATTCATATTTTATGGACCTCTATGCTACAACTCAACATGTCGACTTAGCTGGTCGCATCATCCATAACAGAATTGACTCGTCTTAGTCTGACATACATAAGTACATATATGTATGTTGCTAACATCTACAATCGTCTCGTTTTCCAACTACAATTATCGCATTAGTGAAGTACAAGCAGTGTTAAACACTTTTAAATTAAACAGACAACCTAAAAATATAAGTTTGCAGACTCCAAACAGACTCAATCCACAAAGATTGGACATATTTGAACTAAACTATAACACTTTTAAATCTAAAACCCTGTACAAGAAGTTACCAGAATATCCACCACATTTTTCAATGGTTGATCGATGGAAGATGCCGCGAGAGTTAGAGGTTTAGATTTCAGATTTCCTAAAATAATGTTTCCAAAAATggataaatttacaatatgtaaACTTTCCATAAATGGAACAACTCTTGAAATGAAAACttgtttaaaacaaaaatttcacaAAATGACAACTTTCTAAATCAAGAATTTTTCCATAAATAATAAAGGTttcctaattaaaaaaaaatattttttttttattttcagaattTGACATATTTGAAACGCaaaactaaaaatcataaattttaaacattaactTAGTTTGTCGAccctgaagacaatctgaaaaTATGATAGGACGATATTTTTATGATACCAAAATCACCTTCTGGATCCTTTCAGATTGACGGAAACCCTCTGTTAAACTGTTTGTGAATCCGATCTCAGAAATGAGTTTCGAAGAAacaacaataatttttaaatgataaatttaaatggttatttccttttttttgtcaatagaTAGATCTGTGAATGGGGAAATCACCCTATAATTTTAGTTTCACAATTTTGTCAGAATCAACCATTTTTTCTTCACCAAAATCGTGTCTAATGGACCTTATTCTGTTGTTTTGGTAGATGTTATGGCTCCTTTACGGAGGCTGTTGGTGGCTGTTCTGGTGACACTTTTGACAGAGCTTCGATATTCTAAAGCCTCTGTTAAACACTACCAATaggatttcttttttttttacgaacAGAAAATAGGATTTCTTTTAATGGAAATGGGAGTTTAATTACTAGACCAAGGTTAACGGGTCGTGACAAGAATCTTgttaaacatattttacaaATTGGAATATTGTATGATTAAATGTCCTTGCTCTTGAACATGGTACACCTcaaccgggcttcgtagcctggtggtaatggaacctcggctgaggtgcccgccacccagcttcgaaacccggccacagcgatttaacatccttactgctggggcgctggaccccttcgggggatatttgggaaagtggctgcccagacaccagagatatcaaaaaaaaaaaaaaaaaaaaaaaaaaacatggtacACCTCTCTGCTTATTGTTTATTTCCCTGCTGTCcactttccaaaataaaaacttttaaaacgaaaatacaGAGAACGACAAGTACAACGGAAACCCATAGGAAGTGAGGGAATACGTAACAAAGGAAATGATACTTCCGAACAATAAAGATTATGagcattaaattaaaataaatgtgaGCGTGCGTGTGggtcaaaattaataaatattatgtaCGTGCGTGTTTTAGTCAAAAGAATCAACACCGTCACTCACTATAGCTAATAATGTCGGAACAATGTCTCCTTGTAGACTATCCTCTGCATTATATATACACCATTCTTCGTGCTTGTTCCTCATCAGGGCTCACATTCTCTAATCTCAAAACATCCACTATAAtaattctctttctctctctctctctgctacAACTTACAAGTATCAGTACTTGTccttcttatatatatattgatcacCGATTTATAACATCTAAGAATGTTGTCAAGCAAAGTTATCAACGAATCTCACGGACAAGACTCATCCTACTTTCTTGGATGGCAAGAATACGAGAAGAACCCTTTCCACGAAACCCTTAACCCTAGTGGGATCGTTCAAATGGGTCTTGCTGAAAACCAGGTTTGTATTAATCCTTAACTAATAGTAAAAGAACTAAACTactatgtaaaaaaaaactctgaatTTATTTGCTGAATTTCCCGCTAATCGGTTGTTGTATAAAACCTTCTGTGTTCAGCTTTCATTCGACCTTATAGAGTCGTGGCTAGACGATCATCCAGAAGTCTTGGGTTTGAAGAAAAACGAAGAGTCAGTTTTTAAACATTTAGCTCTGTTCCAAGATTACCATGGCTTGCCGGCTTTCAAAGATGTAAGTATCCAAGTTTACTTTACCTCTCAAATCAACCAACTACGATGACACTAAGTATATATGCTTTAACTTGACAGGCCATGGCTAGATTCATGGAAAAGATCAGAGGGAACAAAGTGAAGTTCAATACAAACAAGATGGTGCTCACAGCTGGCTCAACCTCGGCTAACGAGACTCTAATGTTCTGCCTTGCAAATCCAGGAGATGCCTTTCTTATCCCTGCACCTTATTATCCAGGGTACGTTTATAGCTTTTACACTAACGTTTTCAAATTCATTACCGTTGGTTACAAGAAAGGtcactaaattttttttgttgacttATCATTTGAAGGTTTGATAGAGATCTCAAATGGCGGACAGGAGTTGAGATTGTTCCGATCCATTGTGTAAGCTCAAATGGGTACAAGATAACAAAGGAAGCATTGGAAGACGCGTACGAACGAGCTCACAAACTTAACCTAAATGTTAAAGGAGTTCTCATAACGAATCCTTCAAACCCTCTTGGAACTTCCACCACACGTGACGAGCTTGATCTTCTTCTCACCTTCACATCCGCCAAGAAAATCCATATGGTGAGCGATGAGATCTACTCGGGGACGGTGTTTGACTCTCCTGAGTTCACCAGCGTTCTAGAAGTGGCCAAGGACAAGAACATGGATTTGGATGAGAAAATCCATGTTGTCTA
This genomic stretch from Raphanus sativus cultivar WK10039 chromosome 3, ASM80110v3, whole genome shotgun sequence harbors:
- the LOC108844731 gene encoding 1-aminocyclopropane-1-carboxylate synthase 11, producing MLSSKVINESHGQDSSYFLGWQEYEKNPFHETLNPSGIVQMGLAENQLSFDLIESWLDDHPEVLGLKKNEESVFKHLALFQDYHGLPAFKDAMARFMEKIRGNKVKFNTNKMVLTAGSTSANETLMFCLANPGDAFLIPAPYYPGFDRDLKWRTGVEIVPIHCVSSNGYKITKEALEDAYERAHKLNLNVKGVLITNPSNPLGTSTTRDELDLLLTFTSAKKIHMVSDEIYSGTVFDSPEFTSVLEVAKDKNMDLDEKIHVVYSLSKDLGLPGFRVGLIYSNNEKVVSAATKMSSFGLISSQTQHLLANLLSDERFTTKYLEENRKRLRERRDRLVSGLKKAGIGCLKSNGGLFCWVDLRHLLKSNTFEAEHSLWTKVVCEVGLNISPGSSCHSDEPGWFRVCFANMSDQTLEVAMDRVHGFVEAMVMSGNHGKQKRTMWDSRRRSLINKWVSKLSSVHCESER